The Ooceraea biroi isolate clonal line C1 chromosome 11, Obir_v5.4, whole genome shotgun sequence genome includes a region encoding these proteins:
- the LOC105282937 gene encoding toll-like receptor Tollo has translation MRGSPAFFAILLGTIFGVLGASLSKALRYKAPDECKWVTTGDAEDDVSLVCRLRTINSELENTNFSVIQPQHTVRLRLECSDALFYQSSLSAGSFRPLVELRELVIEYCKIGNLSDDAFKGLRELRNLTVRTHNTDWSAMALDVSAGAFTDELRQLEKLDLGENNMWNIPEGALCPLVNLEILNLTRNRLRDITSFHFNAVARCLTNLRELDLSNNSVESLPSAAFSGLTRLHSLDLRCNAIGFMADRAFEGLSSLAILRLADNRLASLPPELFSDARDIQEIHLRNNTLSVLPPGLFSELTQLLVLDLSHNELTAEWVNAATFGGLVRLVVLDLSSNRIARLDSTVFRDLYSLQILRLQENLLETLPENTFSALYNLHTLLLSDNQLTVIDATTLSGLYVLSLLSLDNNRLHTIHPGSLRNASSLQDLHLNGNRLTSVPDALKATPLLRTLDLGENLISEIPSGTFDHVAQLYGLRLTENHIGNLTKGVFDRIKELKILNLSRNRIQYIEPGTFDENLNLQAIRLDGNQLTDIAGLFTNLPNLVWLNVSDNKLKWFDYAMIPTGLQWLDIHSNEIRELGNYFEIEAQLQLSTFDASENKLTEITGNAIPMSVELLFLNDNLISKVQSYSFFKKPNLTRVDLKGNQIRNLEPYALRISAVPPEKPLPEFYIGDNQYLCDCTMEWLQRVNRQNQTRVQPRVMDLESIYCKLLYDREHAFVPLVEASHSQFLCKYDTHCFALCHCCDFDACDCEMTCPQNCTCYHDQSWSANVVDCSNGGHVNRLPEQIPMDATRLYLDGNDLRVVSSHAFIGRKKLKVLFLNSSNIEIVQNRSFNGLRDLEDLHLQDNRIRELRGHEFEGLDALHQLHLQRNHIATIGNDTFAPLRSLRVLRLQNNRLTTLAIWSLPGSIELSLAGNPWSCECDYLRNYREWTRDPSVRVTDASALRCVYNITEFETFGDAVFTDDDFGFAMTASDRERADNESVCTDAISVDNDSHHNYTKTIIEKQVLQDYLPLLVATLASSLVVILLCMLAFVFRHELRVWFHSRFGVRIFYRNQEVDRDDRDKLFDAFVSYSSKDEAFVAEELAPVLEMGNPSYKLCLHYRDFPVGSFIADTIVQAVESSRRTIMVLSENFIKSEWCRFDFKSAHHQVLRDRRRRLILVLVGDVHQRDLDPDIRLYLKTNTYLQWGDKLFWEKLRFALPDVPNNQRSTTQRTRQPPPVRRQHNNRTSSGPRTVSVHI, from the coding sequence ATGCGGGGTAGTCCTGCTTTCTTCGCCATACTGCTGGGCACGATATTCGGTGTCCTCGGCGCGTCGCTGAGCAAGGCGCTCAGGTACAAAGCACCGGACGAGTGCAAGTGGGTGACGACCGGCGACGCCGAGGACGACGTGTCGCTCGTGTGCCGTCTCCGCACTATCAACAGCGAGCTGGAAAACACCAATTTCAGCGTGATACAGCCGCAGCACACGGTGCGCCTGCGGCTGGAATGCAGCGACGCGCTATTCTACCAGAGTTCCCTGAGCGCCGGGAGCTTCAGGCCGCTGGTCGAGTTGCGCGAGCTCGTGATCGAGTACTGCAAGATCGGCAATTTATCGGACGACGCGTTCAAGGGCCTGAGGGAGCTGCGGAATCTCACCGTGCGGACCCACAACACCGATTGGTCGGCAATGGCGCTCGACGTTTCCGCCGGAGCGTTCACCGACGAGCTTCGGCAGCTGGAGAAGCTTGATCTTGGTGAAAACAATATGTGGAACATACCAGAGGGTGCGCTTTGCCCCCTGGTCAACCTGGAGATCCTGAATCTGACGAGAAACCGACTCAGGGACATTACGAGTTTCCACTTCAACGCCGTGGCGAGATGCTTGACGAATCTCAGGGAGCTGGATCTCAGCAACAACAGCGTCGAGTCGCTGCCGAGCGCGGCGTTTTCCGGTCTGACGAGGTTGCACAGCCTGGACCTGCGGTGCAACGCCATCGGCTTCATGGCGGACCGCGCGTTTGAGGGCCTCTCCTCGCTGGCCATCTTGAGACTCGCCGACAACCGGCTCGCCAGCCTGCCGCCGGAGCTCTTCAGTGACGCCAGGGACATACAAGAGATCCACCTGAGGAACAACACGCTGAGTGTTCTGCCGCCCGGGTTGTTCAGTGAGCTGACGCAGTTGCTGGTTCTCGATCTCTCGCATAACGAGTTAACGGCAGAATGGGTGAACGCCGCTACGTTCGGTGGTTTGGTGCGTTTAGTGGTGCTGGATCTCTCGAGCAATCGTATCGCGCGGCTCGATTCAACCGTTTTCCGCGATCTCTACAGTCTACAGATTCTGCGGCTGCAAGAGAACCTACTGGAAACTCTGCCGGAGAACACGTTCTCCGCACTTTACAACTTGCACACGTTGTTGCTCAGCGACAACCAGTTGACCGTCATAGATGCCACTACGCTCAGCGGTCTTTATGTGCTCAGTCTCCTCTCGTTGGACAACAACCGGTTGCACACGATTCACCCGGGTTCCCTAAGAAACGCTTCGTCCCTACAGGACTTACATCTTAACGGTAATCGACTGACATCAGTGCCGGATGCGTTGAAAGCCACTCCCCTCCTGCGCACCCTCGACCTCGGCGAGAACCTTATCTCCGAGATACCGAGCGGCACCTTCGACCACGTGGCGCAATTGTACGGGCTTCGCCTGACCGAAAATCACATCGGTAATCTCACGAAGGGCGTCTTCGATCGTATCAAGGAGCTGAAGATCCTGAACCTCTCGCGGAACCGCATACAGTACATCGAGCCTGGCACCTTCGACGAGAACCTGAATCTGCAAGCGATACGCCTCGACGGCAATCAGCTGACCGACATCGCCGGTCTCTTCACCAATCTACCGAACCTCGTTTGGCTGAACGTCAGCGATAACAAGCTCAAGTGGTTCGATTACGCGATGATACCGACCGGGTTGCAGTGGCTGGATATACATTCGAACGAAATCCGCGAGTTAGGCAACTACTTCGAGATCGAGGCGCAGCTGCAGCTGAGCACCTTCGACGCGAGCGAGAATAAACTCACCGAGATCACCGGCAACGCGATCCCGATGAGCGTCGAACTGCTGTTCCTCAACGACAACCTCATCTCCAAGGTGCAGAGCTATTCGTTCTTCAAGAAGCCGAATCTGACGCGCGTCGACCTGAAGGGAAACCAGATACGAAACTTGGAGCCTTACGCGCTTCGTATCAGCGCGGTACCGCCCGAGAAGCCGCTACCTGAATTCTACATCGGTGACAATCAGTATCTGTGTGACTGTACGATGGAATGGCTGCAGCGCGTCAACCGGCAGAATCAGACGCGCGTACAGCCGCGCGTGATGGACCTCGAAAGTATCTACTGCAAACTCTTGTACGATCGCGAGCACGCGTTCGTGCCGCTGGTCGAGGCATCGCACTCGCAGTTCCTCTGCAAGTACGACACCCACTGTTTCGCCCTGTGCCACTGCTGCGACTTTGACGCCTGCGACTGCGAGATGACGTGTCCGCAAAACTGCACGTGTTACCACGACCAATCATGGTCGGCGAACGTGGTGGACTGTTCCAATGGCGGCCATGTCAACCGGCTGCCCGAGCAGATTCCGATGGACGCCACGCGCCTCTACCTGGACGGCAACGACCTGCGCGTCGTGTCCAGCCACGCGTTCATCGGCCGCAAGAAGCTCAAGGTGCTGTTCCTGAACTCGTCGAACATCGAGATCGTGCAGAACAGGTCATTCAACGGGCTGCGCGACCTCGAGGACCTGCACCTGCAGGACAACAGGATACGCGAGCTGCGCGGCCACGAGTTCGAGGGGCTGGATGCGCTGCACCAGCTGCATCTGCAACGCAACCACATCGCCACGATTGGCAACGACACGTTCGCGCCGCTGCGCTCCCTGCGGGTTCTCCGGCTGCAGAACAACCGTTTGACGACCCTGGCGATATGGTCCCTGCCTGGTAGCATCGAGCTCAGCCTTGCCGGCAATCCCTGGTCCTGCGAGTGCGATTACCTGCGCAATTACCGCGAGTGGACGCGCGACCCGAGCGTTCGCGTCACGGATGCATCCGCGTTGCGCTGCGTCTACAACATCACGGAGTTCGAGACGTTCGGCGACGCGGTGTTCACCGATGACGATTTCGGTTTCGCGATGACGGCGAGTGATCGCGAACGCGCCGACAACGAGAGCGTGTGCACGGACGCAATCAGCGTCGACAACGACTCGCACCACAACTACACGAAGACCATCATCGAGAAGCAGGTGTTGCAGGATTACCTGCCGTTATTGGTGGCGACTCTGGCCAGCTCGCTGGTCGTCATACTTCTGTGCATGCTCGCCTTCGTGTTCCGCCATGAGCTGCGCGTGTGGTTTCACTCGCGCTTCGGCGTGCGGATATTTTATCGGAACCAAGAGGTCGACCGAGACGACCGCGACAAGTTGTTCGACGCCTTCGTCAGCTACAGCTCCAAGGACGAGGCGTTCGTCGCCGAGGAGCTGGCGCCGGTGCTCGAGATGGGCAATCCCTCGTACAAACTGTGCCTGCACTATCGGGACTTTCCGGTCGGCAGCTTCATAGCCGACACCATCGTGCAGGCGGTGGAGTCGTCGCGCCGAACGATAATGGTGCTGTCGGAGAATTTCATCAAATCCGAGTGGTGTCGCTTCGATTTCAAGTCGGCGCATCACCAAGTACTAAGGGACAGAAGGCGCAGATTGATCCTCGTGCTGGTCGGCGACGTGCACCAGCGCGATCTCGATCCGGACATACGGTTGTACTTGAAGACCAACACTTATCTGCAGTGGGGTGACAAGCTCTTCTGGGAGAAGCTGCGGTTCGCGCTGCCGGACGTGCCGAACAATCAGCGCAGCACGACGCAGAGGACGAGGCAGCCGCCGCCGGTCCGACGGCAGCACAACAACAGAACGTCCAGTGGACCGCGCACCGTGTCCGTCCACATATGA